The genome window CACGACACTATACCCACGGGCTGATCGGTATTTAGCCAGACGTAAGTACCAAGTAGAAGATAAGATTCAAGACCCTCTGGGTTTGAAAAAGGTGTTTCCCTTTTGGCAACTCGCAGTGAAACGAGGTGAGACTGCGGGTTGAAGTGTATGCCTTAAGACATCAAACACACTCTGTGCGAACGCCAAGAGTCTCGGCTCGGTCGGATTGGACCAGTCAAGTCTCAGTTGTTTGCAGGCACCCAGATATTTAGAGACAGTATGGCTCGTTGGCTACAGTGTGGGAGTGGACTCGCGCCATATCACATGGCTAACGGTTTTGGGTTTCAAAGCGGTAAAATGCCAGATGCTGAAACATGCCTCTGATTTGGTTTACCGTTGGAGTAAAGACACACCTGGTTTAGGAAGGTCAGCAGCACACAATGGGCGGCGCTAATCGGCTCCGGCGGGGCCCCCGAATCCGTGCGTTGACGTCAGCTTCCTATTTTTGGTGAGACATGGGCTGTCGAATAGATAGTAGGCGCGCCATGTTCTCTGCTTGCCTTTTGTGATAATGCAGACACTGAAGCCAGACTGTGCCTCTATACCTGTGGCAGCGTTCTATGTACGAGGATTGAAGCTCGAGATACCCCGAAGCAACATTCAATTGTCAAATCCTGTGGCGATCATaggagtggagtggatggcaATTGCCAGAGACATAGCATCCAAGTGAATCCGTGAGGGTTTTCCTTCAGACCAAGTAAGGGAGCCCGTGTCGGCCGCACAAAGTCCATGCGAGCAATCTATCGAAGCCATGCCACCATCTCGACTAATTATAGAATCCGACAAGATCTTTGGAGGGTGGAAAGCGCTTGCATATAAAGTACGTAGATGCAGTCGCTGTTGGCGCTGGCATGAGTGTCTCAGTAGAAGGAAGGTGAGAAGGCGGCACTGCCGTATGGTCGCTGAAGTTCAACCCAACCACAGCATCTGGGAAATGCCCAGTCGCCCAGAGGCAATAGTTCCTGGCACAGAGTCATGGCCTACCATAATACCATCTTGCCATGACCGCCCCAAGGAGCGTCATCTTGGCACTCTACCAATCGTACTCAAGTAGTTGCTCTGAGGTAAGAAAGCCACACCAGGTCCCTCTGCAGTGGCGAGACAAAGCAGGAGCCACGTTCAGTGCAGTCGAACTGAAACAGTTAGTTtgtaaatataatctttctgGGAAACCTTGATGGGACCGATCTTCCAGGCACGGCAGGGAGCGGGAAGCCTGGGTTTGGACCCCAGAAAAGGATGAGACTCCTTTTCCGCTGGACGGTGCCTTGCTTTTGCTACTAGCATGTGGCGGCAGAAGACAATTTATACCCAGCCCTTGAGGTTGGGCAATTAGATGGCTGGCTACTCAGGGATCTGACTAGAATGTCAGCATCATTTCTAGTCAATTATTTGTTGCCTGTTTTGAAGGTGTGAGCGATGGAATGTCAACCCTTGTAACGAGCAACCGAGCTGGTACGGGCCATCAGGGTCCCAAGGGACTTGCCAGGGACCATCCAGGGACTTTTCAGGGACTGGCCCCACCGGGAACTCTTGGCAGGCTGGGGGCCCCACCCACACGGTCGAAAAGACGAGCAGATGAGCAGCTTTCTTTGTGCGCCTCTCTTGGCCTGCATTCTCATTTGTTCCGGCCAGGAAATCGGACGGGGCCAGTCCCTGCAAAGTGGCCACGGCAGCCTTTCATCGGCGCCTTGGCCCAGTGTGAGACCCTTTTTCGCCCACAGGCGATCTGACGATCGGGATGACCACAATACAATCTCCCCTGGGACTTCCGCTGACCTGCCGTTTGGGGAGTGTAGGATCTCTCCatgaaaaaaaggaaataatcGCTTGGATGCTTCCCTCATTGGTCCGTAGCATCTAGTTTGAGCGGAACCAACAATTTCCCACACATGCCGTGGCTGCTTGCAGGCGTAatgtttgtttgcttggcATGACCCTGACGGATTCACAAAGGCGCGAGCAAATTACCCCAGTGGATGTCAATAATGCAATGCAGAAGGGATGGTCGGCCTGCCTCTGCCTGCTTTAAGGCGTGTGccacccactccctccctcccccctcccttccgcTTCCATATTCGCTGGCTGTTTTTgctctttcctccttcacccttTCGGTCGTTCAACCTCGTCGCCGCTTTTCTTCCGGCATTCTTCAAATTCCTCTTCAGTCACTCGTTCAGACCTCCTTTTAGTctctcgcttcttcttcttcgctcgCTGTTCTCTAGAACCATCCTATATCCGGCGCTGTCTGCATATTTCATTACCATACCTTCTCAGTCATCTCTCACTGACAGGCCGCCCTGACACTCATTCTTCGTCTTAATAACATTTACCGTGTATCTTCTCAATCACCATCTCTCACAATGAAGGGCACCGCTGTCGCGACTGCCCTCGCTCTTGGTGCCTCCACCGCTCTCGCTGCGCCTTCGTCGACCATCAAGGCCCGTGATGATGTGACGGCCATCACCGTCAAGGGCAATGCCTTCTTCAAGGGCGACGACCGATTCTACATCCGTGGTGTCGACTACCAGCCTGGTGGTTCCTCCAAACTCGCTGACCCCATTGCCGATGCCGATGGCTGCAAGCGTGACATCGAGAAGTTCAAGGAGCTCGGCCTGAACACCATCCGTGTCTACTCGGTCGACAACTCCAAGGACCACGACGAGTGCATGAACGCTCTGGCGGATGCTGGCATCTACCTGGTGCTGGATGTCAACACCCCCAAGTATTCCCTCAACCGTGCCGATCCCGCCCCGTCATACAACGATGTGTACCTGCAATACATCTTCGCCACGGTCGACAAGTTCGCCAACTACAAGAACACCCTGGCTTTCTTCTCGGGTAACGAGGTCATCAACGATGGTCCCTCTTCCAAGGCTGCTCCCTATGTCAAGGCTGTCACGCGTGACCTGCGCCAGTACATCCGCAGCCGCAACTACCGTGAGATCCCTGTCGGGTACTCTGCTGTAAGTCCACAAATCAGCCCAATACCAGTTTCGGTTGGAATAGATACTAATGGGGACCGTTGATGCAGGCCGACATTGATACCAACCGTCTTCAGATGGCTGAGTACATGAACTGCGGTACCGACGATGAGCGCAGtgacttcttcgccttcaacGACTACTCCTGGTGCGAcccctcctctttcaccacctccggctGGGaccagaaggtgaagaacTTCACCGGATACGGCTTGCCTCTGTTCCTGTCCGAGTATGGCTGCAACACCAACAAGCGTGAGTTCGAGGAGGTCAGCGCTCTGTACGACACCAAGATGACCGGCGTCTACTCTGGTGGTCTGGTCTACGAGTACTCCCAGGAATCCAGCAACTACGGTCTGGTGGAGATCGATGGCAACAACGTGAAGACTCTGTCCGACTACGATGCGTTGAAGTCGGCCTACTCCAAGACTAGCAACCCCGAGGGTGACGGCGGCTACAACAAGACCGGTGGTGCCAACCCCTGCCCGGCCAAGGACTCCCCCAACTGGGATGTTGATGGAGACTCCCTGCCCGCCATCCCCGAACCTGCGAAGAAGTACATGACTCAGGGCGCTGGCAAGGGCGCCGGATTCTCCGGCTCTGGTAGCATGAACGCCGGCACGCAGTCCACCAGCACCGCGACCCCCGGATCGGGCTCGGTTAGCTCATCGAGCTCCAGCTCGGGCTCCAGCGGCACCTCGACGAGCTCCAcgggcgctgctgctggactGCAGATTCCCGGCCTCGCCATGGCCCCTGTGATGGTGGGACTGGTGACGGTGCTGTCCACCGTCTTCGGTGCCGGACTCGTCCTGCTGTAAGGACTGAGTTGGGTGAATGATCTTTCGTATCTTTTCATGCGTTGGTTCTTTGCGTTGTGTCACTtttcacttttttttcttctctttcttattttGTTTGCTGCCGGCAAGGGGTTTAAGTAGTGCCGAGTGGGTCTCGGCGCAAAGCAGCATTCTGACATGTGTACAGTTGGGTTGGACCATCCTTAGCCGGTGCCAGTCGATGTGTAGAGTATCTAGTAATGAACGGAACCCAGGTAGCATCCCTGCTTTTCACACTCTTTCCTACTTTCCCACATGGTGACTGTCTGGACAGTGcagtagaaaaaaaaaaaaaataaatcatcctcttcctgtcGGCTGGCCAGGTGGGCCCACATTTGGGGGGCGGACCGGAGTTTTGCAGGGAAAATAGATTGCAGCGCCGCTGGTCTGACACTTTGCCCGTCTCAGGTTTGGCCGCCGGAGGATCTGGCCGGGCGGCTGTTTCCATCCCTCCGTCGCAGCCCTCGTGCTCCTGGCAAACTCCCTCTCACAATCTATCTACTCCATCTAGCCATCTACCCTATCTATCTCTACCCCTCATCATGCAACGGTCAGTCCTACTAGCTGACTGACCCATTGAGGTTCCTGGCCAGTAAGTCATCCCGGGTCCCTGAACTTGGCCCAAGAACCCCCCTTGGCTCATCTCGAAATAGATCCATAGCCagtctccctcctcgacggGTGGGTTCCCGGACATTGTCCTGCACCTTGGCAGCCCTTCCAGTCTCTCCCCGACgatagagagaagagagaccgAGACAATCCTGGTGGCACTCGGTCAATTCCGGTGGGACCCCGTTCACGGAGAGAGACGGTGGATGTGTCGAGGCCAATAGTCCCCCCGACTATGGGAGGGTGAAGCCAATGAGGAGTACGGGTTTAGTGAGCAATCCACCAGCGCGCGAACTTCACGGAGGAGGAGTGTTTTGTTTAAATGGGCTTGGCTAGGAACGAGCTCCTGGGCGCCATCATGCTCAAACCACGGCGGCCGTTGTGTGAAACTCGTGCCGTTTAGTGAGGCTTGGCACGTCCCACTGAGGAAGATAAACCTCACAGCTAGAAGCGCTCTAGCAGTCCCGCCGGAAATTGCTTATCTTGCTTCGAGCCACTGACAGCCGCCATCCCCCCGTCAGAATGGAGGCCGATGGCCAAGAATGCCCTCATCCATGTCTCCTTTGGGCGTCTGAAGAGTGGGCGT of Aspergillus luchuensis IFO 4308 DNA, chromosome 7, nearly complete sequence contains these proteins:
- the gel1 gene encoding 1,3-beta-glucanosyltransferase gel1 (CAZy:GH72;~COG:G;~EggNog:ENOG410PHUW;~InterPro:IPR017853,IPR004886;~PFAM:PF00150,PF03198;~SECRETED:SignalP(1-19);~TransMembrane:1 (n3-14c19/20o435-457i)) produces the protein MKGTAVATALALGASTALAAPSSTIKARDDVTAITVKGNAFFKGDDRFYIRGVDYQPGGSSKLADPIADADGCKRDIEKFKELGLNTIRVYSVDNSKDHDECMNALADAGIYLVLDVNTPKYSLNRADPAPSYNDVYLQYIFATVDKFANYKNTLAFFSGNEVINDGPSSKAAPYVKAVTRDLRQYIRSRNYREIPVGYSAADIDTNRLQMAEYMNCGTDDERSDFFAFNDYSWCDPSSFTTSGWDQKVKNFTGYGLPLFLSEYGCNTNKREFEEVSALYDTKMTGVYSGGLVYEYSQESSNYGLVEIDGNNVKTLSDYDALKSAYSKTSNPEGDGGYNKTGGANPCPAKDSPNWDVDGDSLPAIPEPAKKYMTQGAGKGAGFSGSGSMNAGTQSTSTATPGSGSVSSSSSSSGSSGTSTSSTGAAAGLQIPGLAMAPVMVGLVTVLSTVFGAGLVLL